The Arthrobacter zhaoxinii sequence GTCGCGTTCAATCTTGGAGCGGAGCCTCTGCACATGCACATTCACCAGCCGCGTGTCCGCGGCATGGCGGTATCCCCAGACCTGCTCCAACAGCATCTCGCGGGTGAAAACCTGCCAGGGCTTGCGGGCCAGGGCCACCAGCAGGTCAAATTCCAGCGGCGTCAGTGAAATGCTGTCGCTGCCCCGCGTCACGGAGTGGCCTGCAACGTCGATGGAGACTTCGCCGATCCGCAGGGTTTCCGGCGATTTCTGGTCGCCCGGGCGCAGCCGGGCACGGACCCGCGCCACCAGCTCTGCGGGTTTGAAGGGCTTGGGCACGTAGTCGTCCGCACCCGATTCCAGGCCGCGGACGACGTCGGACGTATCGGATTTGGCGGTGAGCATCACGATGGGGGTGTCGGACTCGCCGCGGATCTGCCGGCACACTTCGATTCCGTCGATGCCGGGAAGCATCAGGTCAAGCAGGACCAGATCCGGCTTGCTGTTGCGGAACACTTCCAGCGCTGAGGAGCCGTCGGCGCAGAACACCGGGTCAAACCCGTCGTTACGCAGCACGATTCCGATCATCTCGGCGAGTGCTTCGTCGTCGTCTACGACCAGTATGCGTGCCTTCATAACTCCCTGTTTTCGCTGCTTGCTTCCACGCCCGCCGCTGCGCGCGTGCCGCAGCAGT is a genomic window containing:
- the mtrA gene encoding MtrAB system response regulator MtrA, with translation MKARILVVDDDEALAEMIGIVLRNDGFDPVFCADGSSALEVFRNSKPDLVLLDLMLPGIDGIEVCRQIRGESDTPIVMLTAKSDTSDVVRGLESGADDYVPKPFKPAELVARVRARLRPGDQKSPETLRIGEVSIDVAGHSVTRGSDSISLTPLEFDLLVALARKPWQVFTREMLLEQVWGYRHAADTRLVNVHVQRLRSKIERDPEAPEIVLTVRGVGYKAGQS